In Polypterus senegalus isolate Bchr_013 chromosome 12, ASM1683550v1, whole genome shotgun sequence, the following are encoded in one genomic region:
- the ankrd34c gene encoding ankyrin repeat domain-containing protein 34C, translating to MDESPEVRTDGNSLLKAVWLRRLRLTRLLIEGGAYINESNDRGETPLMMACMSKHEDQQCVSRYKMVKYLLENKADPNIQDKTGRTALMHACSERAGHEVVAMLLENGADPSLEDHSGASALVYAINADDKETLKHLLDACKAKGKEVIIIRTDKSPSGTKTTKQYLNVPPSPELEDRFTPMPCMSPSDIELKTSPSPNNDKEQETIFSFQTKRLTSCTSVTPTTTSFPTKVATEPGSPPRKPSSHKRARLPQLKRLQSEPWGLIAPSVLAAASGYADDSKRATSDDEIVSSINGLSLSKRPPLSRHNSIDSKDSTSCLPMVSELTGHFSSVSSAPASRKTSYEKLHSHHQPLARRSTVPADQDAGTSNTGPINLRETVYRRRLGNEHYDSDSQLYSDSLSLDSGKTPLEKRKQNTSPLTLATGSRESLDSIPCTSPVTARRRTPGLLERRGSGTLLLDHISHTRPGFLPPLNINPNPPIPDIGASSKASSPLTSCCRSVVPAVPSSPKKTDLRSKKKLIRRHSMQVEQMKQLSDFE from the coding sequence ATGGACGAATCTCCTGAAGTAAGAACTGATGGAAATTCGCTCCTGAAGGCAGTGTGGCTGAGACGTCTAAGGCTCACCAGACTCCTCATAGAAGGGGGGGCCTACATCAACGAAAGCAATGACAGAGGGGAGACACCGCTAATGATGGCATGCATGTCCAAACATGAAGACCAGCAATGCGTCAGCAGGTACAAAATGGTCAAGTACCTGCTGGAAAACAAAGCAGATCCAAATATTCAGGATAAAACAGGAAGAACTGCCCTGATGCACGCCTGCAGTGAGAGAGCAGGACATGAGGTGGTGGCGATGCTGCTGGAGAACGGTGCTGACCCCAGCTTGGAAGACCACTCGGGCGCCTCAGCTCTTGTTTATGCCATCAATGCAGATGACAAAGAAACCCTGAAGCATCTCCTAGATGCGTGTAAAGCCAAAGGTAAAGAGGTCATCATTATAAGGACAGACAAGTCTCCCTCTGGCACAAAGACTACTAAACAGTACCTTAATGTGCCGCCATCCCCAGAACTGGAGGACAGGTTTACACCAATGCCCTGCATGTCTCCATCTGATATTGAACTGAAAACGTCCCCTTCGCCAAACAATGATAAAGAGCAAGAAACGATCTTTAGCTTCCAAACCAAAAGGTTGACTTCTTGCACTTCAGTCACTCCAACGACCACTTCCTTTCCTACAAAAGTGGCCACAGAACCGGGGTCACCTCCAAGAAAGCCTTCCAGTCACAAAAGGGCACGTCTGCCACAACTGAAGAGACTTCAGTCAGAGCCATGGGGTTTGATTGCACCGTCTGTCTTGGCGGCTGCTTCAGGCTACGCGGATGATTCGAAAAGAGCTACTTCGGACGATGAAATAGTTTCCAGTATTAACGGCCTGTCTCTGTCTAAAAGACCTCCTCTATCTAGACATAATAGCATTGATAGTAAAGACAGCACATCCTGCCTCCCCATGGTAAGTGAGCTTACCGGTCACTTTTCTTCTGTATCGTCAGCCCCGGCTTCCAGAAAGACTTCTTATGAAAAGCTCCACTCTCACCACCAGCCTTTGGCCCGGAGAAGCACAGTGCCTGCTGATCAGGATGCTGGGACTTCAAACACAGGCCCAATCAACCTACGTGAAACTGTCTACAGGAGACGACTTGGCAATGAGCACTACGACTCGGATTCTCAACTGTATTCGGATTCATTGTCTTTGGATTCAGGCAAAACACCCCTAGAGAAGAGGAAACAAAATACCTCACCTTTAACTCTTGCGACTGGCTCACGAGAATCTCTGGACAGCATCCCATGCACCTCTCCAGTGACTGCACGACGGAGGACACCTGGGCTACTAGAGAGACGGGGCTCTGGGACACTGTTGCTGGACCACATCTCACACACTCGTCCAGGCTTCCTTCCACCATTAAACATTAACCCCAACCCGCCTATCCCCGATATCGGGGCAAGCAGCAAAGCCTCCTCACCTCTCACCTCGTGCTGTAGATCTGTGGTGCCCGCAGTGCCAAGCTCACCAAAGAAAACCGACCTCCGGTCAAAAAAGAAACTTATAAGAAGGCATTCTATGCAAGTGGAACAGATGAAACAGCTTTCTGATTTTGAATAA